In a single window of the Methanomassiliicoccales archaeon genome:
- a CDS encoding homoserine kinase, whose translation MTLNKVVVRSPATIANLGPGFDVFGIALKEPADLIEVRRTSELGVRVEKIEGIGAHGVTIDNSRNTAAVAAQKVLEMGNADFGLRMSIKKGIRPASGMGSSGASAAGGAYAANLMLEKPFPVEKLVLSAALGEEASSGSRHADNAGPALLGGFTIIRSYDPLEIVRVDPPANLGIVAMLPSFAVPTREARKVLPKSIDLKSLIFQVGHAASLVAGMANKDVNLIARSMKDVVVEPARSQMVPHLKDAEAAALKGGALASFLGGSGPCIGAIYDINVSDGIEIARSVQSFFENHGIDCLSWVTTWGEGCRRVSE comes from the coding sequence ATGACACTTAACAAGGTCGTGGTAAGATCTCCGGCAACCATAGCGAACCTCGGTCCGGGCTTCGATGTTTTCGGGATAGCCTTAAAGGAACCGGCTGACCTGATAGAGGTACGCCGCACCAGCGAGCTGGGCGTCCGGGTGGAGAAGATAGAGGGCATAGGGGCCCACGGGGTCACGATCGACAATTCACGGAACACCGCCGCCGTCGCCGCCCAGAAGGTGTTGGAGATGGGCAACGCGGATTTCGGTCTCAGGATGAGCATCAAGAAAGGCATCCGCCCGGCCAGCGGGATGGGTTCCTCGGGCGCTTCCGCAGCGGGCGGGGCATACGCCGCCAACCTCATGCTGGAGAAGCCTTTCCCGGTCGAGAAGCTGGTCCTCTCGGCCGCCCTGGGGGAGGAGGCCTCTTCCGGCAGTCGTCATGCGGACAACGCCGGGCCGGCATTGCTGGGCGGTTTCACGATCATCCGTTCCTACGATCCTTTGGAGATCGTCCGGGTCGATCCGCCGGCGAACCTCGGCATTGTCGCGATGCTTCCATCCTTCGCTGTTCCGACCAGGGAGGCAAGGAAGGTTCTTCCCAAGTCCATCGACCTGAAGAGCCTGATATTCCAGGTCGGACACGCAGCATCGCTGGTCGCCGGAATGGCGAATAAGGATGTGAACCTGATAGCCCGCAGCATGAAGGACGTGGTCGTCGAACCGGCACGCTCCCAGATGGTGCCGCATCTCAAGGATGCGGAAGCGGCGGCCCTGAAGGGAGGGGCGCTGGCCTCATTCCTGGGAGGCTCCGGACCATGCATCGGCGCCATCTATGACATCAACGTCAGCGACGGGATCGAGATCGCCCGTTCGGTCCAATCCTTCTTCGAGAACCATGGCATCGACTGTCTGTCCTGGGTCACAACCTGGGGAGAGGGTTGCAGGCGGGTATCGGAATGA
- the thrC gene encoding threonine synthase, with protein sequence MQAGIGMSYSIKCFECGKVITDNFADACPHCGGLLTVEMDLERLSNLRPADLRKRPIGVWRYAPLLPACEAKAITLKEGGTPLYDCLSMAAKAKLNKVYVKFEGANPTGSFKDRGMTVGVTRAVELGCKVVGCASTGNTSAALAAYAAKAGLECVVLLPSGKVAAGKLAQAMFYGAKVISVDGNFDDALNIVKKLAAEGELYLLNSINPFRPEGQKTVAFEIMDQLDFELPDRIILPVGNAANIWAVYKAFTEYRQLGWIDRIPKLTGVQAAGSAPIVDAYRHGTPDFIPEDHPETIATAIRIGNPASGKKALKAIYTTGGSAIDVTDEEILSAQRVLGRSEGIGVEPASAASIAGMLKLAEMGEIDKDERVVCICTGHVLKDPDTIIKSFGKVHQAKADLASVKACINAKD encoded by the coding sequence TTGCAGGCGGGTATCGGAATGAGCTATTCCATCAAATGCTTCGAGTGCGGCAAGGTCATAACGGACAACTTCGCTGATGCCTGCCCTCACTGCGGAGGACTGCTGACCGTGGAGATGGACCTGGAAAGGCTCTCCAATCTGAGACCGGCGGACCTGAGGAAACGTCCGATCGGTGTATGGCGGTACGCACCGCTGCTTCCAGCATGCGAGGCCAAGGCCATCACCCTGAAGGAAGGGGGCACCCCCCTGTACGATTGCCTTTCGATGGCCGCCAAGGCCAAGCTGAACAAGGTCTATGTCAAGTTCGAGGGGGCGAACCCGACCGGCTCTTTCAAGGACCGGGGCATGACCGTCGGGGTGACCCGGGCGGTCGAGCTCGGATGCAAGGTGGTGGGATGCGCTTCCACCGGCAATACATCGGCGGCCCTGGCCGCATACGCTGCCAAGGCCGGGCTGGAGTGTGTCGTACTCCTTCCTTCCGGCAAGGTGGCCGCCGGCAAGCTCGCCCAGGCCATGTTCTATGGTGCCAAGGTCATCTCGGTCGACGGCAACTTCGACGATGCGCTAAACATCGTGAAGAAGCTGGCGGCGGAGGGCGAACTGTATCTTCTGAACTCGATCAACCCGTTCCGGCCAGAAGGTCAGAAGACGGTGGCCTTCGAGATCATGGACCAGCTGGACTTCGAACTGCCCGACCGGATCATCCTTCCGGTGGGAAACGCCGCCAACATCTGGGCGGTGTACAAGGCGTTCACCGAGTACCGGCAGCTGGGCTGGATCGATAGGATCCCCAAGCTCACCGGGGTCCAGGCCGCGGGCTCGGCACCGATCGTGGACGCATACAGGCACGGGACGCCGGACTTCATACCGGAGGACCACCCGGAGACCATCGCCACTGCCATCCGCATAGGGAACCCGGCTTCGGGAAAGAAAGCGTTGAAAGCGATCTATACCACCGGAGGCAGCGCCATCGACGTCACTGATGAGGAGATCCTTTCGGCACAGCGCGTGCTCGGCCGTTCTGAGGGAATAGGTGTGGAACCAGCAAGCGCCGCCTCCATCGCCGGCATGCTCAAACTGGCCGAGATGGGCGAGATCGACAAGGACGAACGGGTCGTCTGCATCTGCACCGGCCATGTGCTCAAGGATCCTGACACGATCATCAAGTCATTCGGCAAGGTGCATCAGGCCAAGGCCGACCTGGCGTCGGTCAAGGCGTGCATCAACGCCAAGGACTGA
- a CDS encoding ATPase domain-containing protein, which translates to MDQRPRYRTHVHGLDENIGGGIPEGSVVLICGTAGTMKSSLAYYMLYTNARDDAVPGLYISLEQSRDSLLRQMHGLGFDGKLKANLDILDLGELRMKTEGSNWLDTFKYAIEETRKRMNYDLLVIDSLGALTLISEFERPREEIFRLFEWLRSMAITTMVISEMPVGMFQYYGGEDTDFLSDGILHLRMVDVGETDVQRRLRCVKLRETDHSSSYYSFYYKDKGFFITRAISDL; encoded by the coding sequence TTGGACCAAAGGCCGAGGTACAGGACGCACGTGCATGGGCTGGACGAGAACATAGGCGGTGGCATCCCGGAGGGAAGCGTGGTGCTCATCTGCGGCACCGCTGGAACGATGAAATCCTCCCTCGCCTATTACATGCTTTACACGAACGCCAGGGACGACGCGGTTCCCGGCCTCTATATCTCTCTGGAGCAGTCGCGGGACAGCCTCCTGCGGCAGATGCATGGTCTTGGATTCGACGGCAAGCTGAAGGCGAACCTGGACATCCTAGACCTGGGCGAACTGCGCATGAAGACCGAAGGATCGAACTGGCTGGATACGTTCAAGTACGCCATAGAGGAGACCCGTAAGCGTATGAACTACGACCTACTGGTCATCGACTCGCTGGGGGCGTTGACGCTGATCTCAGAGTTCGAGCGACCCCGGGAGGAGATCTTCCGGCTGTTCGAATGGTTGCGCTCCATGGCCATCACCACCATGGTGATCTCCGAGATGCCGGTGGGCATGTTCCAGTATTACGGCGGAGAGGATACGGACTTCCTGTCCGATGGGATCCTGCACCTGAGGATGGTGGACGTGGGAGAGACCGACGTGCAGAGACGGTTGCGCTGTGTGAAACTGCGGGAGACCGACCATTCCAGCAGCTACTACTCGTTCTATTACAAGGATAAGGGCTTCTTCATCACCCGGGCCATAAGCGACCTCTAG
- a CDS encoding DEAD/DEAH box helicase encodes MNVKELDLPAGVIEILEKEGITELYPPQAEAAPLAVAGKNLVVAVPTASGKSLIAYLAAMKHILERHGKVLYIVPLRALATEKYDDLRKFEPLGIKVGISVGDFDSPDSRLQSYDVIVATSEKADSLLRHQSDWLREVTLVVADEVHLINDPDRGPTLEVTLAKFKRFNTGLQIIALSATVNNSRELAEWLDAVHIANRWRPVKLKEGVYLDGTVRFIDNSTRKVVFEEDPVWSLVKDAIKEGGQALVFVNTRKSTESLAVKFSKLTKDLAEGVELDPETERMIDGEGEHTSVGRTLKSCVKKGIAFHNAGLTNDQRRMVEGSFKKGKIKCIVATPTLAAGINLPARRVVIRDVYRFDNGMNVPIPVMEIKQMCGRAGRPRYDPYGEAILLAKSEDELTFLRDTYLLGEPEDVISKLSNEAVMRSHVLSTIASGTASSWEGLMDFLGSTFFAHQANIVGIEEAANNILEFLEKEGMIKTGPDQTIKATFFGRRVSDLYIDPMSAVRMRQALEAYKPGKEFGLFHAVCSTPDMRTMFIRRNDKEWLEDLVMKREGELVFDPPEDDETEYEFFLAELKTATILEDWTMEIEEDKILDKLGIGPGDLRNKVEIGEWLLYSMREMANIFNKDAYPPLTELMTRLHYGVRPELLDLVKLKGVGRIRARSLFKKGFTTLEALRQADAGQISKVIGISDILAASIKKQVGAPTGAPMQIAENEAEAEPESPKKAKDRGQSSLLDF; translated from the coding sequence ATGAATGTCAAGGAACTTGATCTTCCCGCGGGCGTCATCGAGATCCTGGAAAAGGAAGGGATCACCGAGCTCTATCCACCTCAGGCAGAGGCCGCCCCCTTGGCGGTGGCAGGCAAGAACCTGGTGGTGGCCGTCCCCACCGCCTCGGGAAAGTCGCTCATCGCCTACCTGGCGGCGATGAAGCATATCCTCGAACGCCATGGCAAGGTGCTCTACATCGTACCGCTCAGGGCATTGGCGACGGAAAAGTATGATGATCTGAGGAAGTTCGAGCCATTAGGCATTAAAGTGGGCATCTCGGTGGGCGACTTCGACTCACCGGATTCCCGCCTGCAATCCTATGATGTGATCGTGGCCACCTCGGAGAAGGCTGACTCTCTGCTTAGGCACCAGTCAGACTGGTTGCGCGAAGTGACCCTGGTCGTCGCTGACGAGGTCCATCTCATCAACGATCCGGACCGAGGGCCGACGCTGGAGGTCACGCTGGCCAAGTTCAAGCGCTTCAACACGGGTCTCCAGATCATCGCGCTCTCGGCCACGGTCAACAACTCCAGGGAGCTGGCGGAATGGCTTGATGCCGTACACATCGCTAATCGTTGGAGACCGGTCAAGCTTAAGGAAGGAGTGTACCTGGATGGAACGGTACGTTTCATCGACAACAGCACCAGAAAGGTGGTCTTCGAGGAGGACCCCGTATGGAGCCTGGTAAAGGACGCGATCAAGGAGGGAGGGCAAGCCTTGGTCTTCGTCAACACCCGCAAGTCGACCGAATCGCTGGCGGTCAAGTTCTCCAAGCTCACCAAGGACCTGGCGGAAGGTGTCGAGCTCGACCCGGAAACCGAGAGGATGATCGACGGGGAAGGGGAGCACACCTCGGTCGGACGCACCTTGAAATCGTGCGTCAAGAAGGGGATAGCCTTCCACAACGCCGGGCTGACCAATGACCAGCGGCGCATGGTTGAAGGTTCGTTCAAGAAGGGCAAGATCAAATGCATAGTGGCCACACCGACACTGGCGGCCGGGATCAACCTGCCGGCCCGCCGAGTGGTGATCCGTGACGTTTATCGTTTCGACAATGGGATGAACGTTCCCATCCCGGTCATGGAGATAAAGCAGATGTGCGGGAGGGCGGGACGCCCGAGATATGACCCTTACGGAGAGGCGATCCTGCTGGCCAAGTCCGAGGATGAACTGACGTTCCTCCGCGACACGTACCTGCTGGGAGAGCCGGAGGATGTGATATCCAAACTGAGCAACGAGGCGGTCATGCGAAGCCACGTGCTCTCCACCATCGCCAGCGGCACGGCCAGCAGCTGGGAGGGCCTGATGGACTTCCTTGGTTCCACTTTCTTCGCGCACCAGGCGAACATCGTCGGCATAGAGGAGGCGGCCAACAATATCCTGGAATTCCTGGAGAAGGAAGGCATGATCAAGACCGGTCCGGACCAGACGATCAAGGCCACGTTCTTCGGCCGCCGGGTCTCCGACCTGTACATAGACCCTATGTCCGCCGTCCGGATGCGTCAGGCGTTGGAAGCATATAAACCGGGAAAGGAGTTCGGACTCTTCCACGCGGTATGTTCGACCCCGGACATGCGCACCATGTTCATCAGGCGCAACGACAAGGAATGGCTTGAGGACCTGGTCATGAAGCGCGAGGGAGAACTGGTGTTCGATCCTCCAGAGGACGACGAGACCGAGTATGAGTTCTTCCTGGCGGAACTGAAGACCGCCACCATCCTCGAGGACTGGACCATGGAGATCGAGGAGGACAAGATACTGGACAAGCTCGGCATCGGTCCCGGGGACCTTCGGAACAAGGTCGAGATAGGGGAATGGCTGCTCTACTCGATGAGGGAGATGGCCAACATCTTCAACAAGGACGCATACCCACCATTGACGGAGCTCATGACACGTCTGCACTATGGGGTCAGACCGGAACTGCTCGACCTGGTCAAGCTCAAAGGAGTGGGCAGGATAAGAGCGCGTTCCCTTTTCAAGAAGGGCTTCACCACTCTGGAGGCGTTGCGTCAGGCGGATGCTGGACAGATATCCAAGGTCATCGGGATCAGCGATATCCTTGCCGCCAGCATCAAGAAACAGGTCGGAGCACCTACCGGGGCGCCCATGCAGATCGCTGAGAACGAAGCGGAGGCCGAGCCCGAAAGCCCGAAGAAAGCAAAGGACCGGGGCCAGAGCAGTCTGCTGGACTTCTAG
- the lonB gene encoding ATP-dependent protease LonB translates to MVEENPKEIANLPDAETWIETQDFTTTADIKVPDKLADQVIGQEAAVEVVKKAAEQKRHVMLIGEPGTGKSMLAKSMTEYLPKSELQDVVAYHNPDDSNEPKIRVVPAGKGREIVAAQKREAMQRKQQKTSMVTIMVFMIVALTLVLYIASGMKDTNIVLIGIIAAAIIFFAMRYSGTRQESYMVPKLLITHDDKDTAPFIDATGAHAGSLLGDVKHDPFQSGGLETPAHERLEVGAIHKASKGVLFIDEINMLRMESQQSLLTALQEGKFPITGQSERSSGAMVKSEAVPCDFILVCAGNMDAIQGMHPALRSRIRGYGYEVYMRSTMDDTDDNRKKLIRFVAQEVAKDKKIPHFDKKAVAEIIKEAQRRAGRRGQLTLRLRELGGLIRVSGDIAREENKPVVTQQHVFSAKRIARSLEQQIVDRYIQARKDYKSFNVEGDLVGVVNGLAALNSGSSMTELSGVVLPIVAEVTPAQIKNAGKIIATGKLGEIAKEAVENVSALIKKYTGEDIYNHDVHIQFIGTYEGVEGDSASISVATAVISALEEVPVDQTVAMTGSLSVRGQVLPVGGVTAKIEAAAESGIKRVLIPRANMNDIVLEERYVGKIEIIPVTNMGEVLKYALVGGVKKESLLKKLAELLEHSAPVIAAKPNLH, encoded by the coding sequence ATGGTTGAAGAGAACCCAAAGGAAATAGCGAATCTTCCCGACGCAGAGACGTGGATAGAGACGCAGGATTTCACCACCACAGCGGACATCAAGGTCCCAGACAAGCTAGCCGACCAGGTCATCGGTCAAGAGGCTGCTGTAGAAGTGGTCAAGAAGGCCGCAGAACAGAAGCGCCACGTGATGCTGATCGGGGAGCCAGGTACCGGGAAGTCGATGCTCGCCAAATCCATGACGGAGTATCTGCCGAAGAGCGAGCTCCAGGATGTTGTGGCATATCACAATCCAGACGATTCAAACGAGCCGAAGATCAGAGTGGTCCCGGCCGGTAAAGGAAGGGAGATCGTCGCCGCCCAGAAGCGGGAGGCCATGCAGCGCAAGCAGCAAAAGACCTCCATGGTCACGATCATGGTCTTCATGATCGTCGCACTGACGCTGGTGCTATACATCGCCAGCGGGATGAAGGACACCAACATCGTCCTGATCGGGATCATTGCCGCGGCGATCATATTCTTCGCGATGCGCTACTCGGGCACCAGGCAAGAGAGCTATATGGTGCCCAAGCTGCTCATCACGCATGACGACAAGGACACAGCTCCGTTCATCGACGCCACCGGTGCGCACGCAGGTTCATTGCTGGGGGACGTCAAGCACGACCCCTTCCAAAGCGGAGGCCTGGAGACCCCTGCCCACGAGAGGCTGGAGGTCGGTGCGATCCACAAGGCATCGAAGGGCGTCCTGTTCATCGATGAGATCAACATGCTGAGGATGGAATCCCAGCAGTCGCTCCTCACAGCGCTGCAGGAGGGCAAGTTCCCCATAACCGGTCAGAGCGAGCGTTCTTCCGGCGCTATGGTCAAGAGCGAGGCCGTCCCGTGCGATTTCATCCTGGTATGCGCAGGCAACATGGATGCCATTCAGGGCATGCACCCCGCGCTCAGGTCGAGGATACGCGGTTACGGTTACGAGGTGTACATGCGTTCCACCATGGACGACACCGACGATAACCGTAAGAAGCTGATCCGGTTCGTGGCCCAGGAAGTGGCCAAGGACAAGAAGATCCCTCATTTCGACAAGAAGGCGGTTGCCGAGATCATCAAGGAGGCGCAGAGGCGCGCAGGCAGGCGGGGCCAGCTCACCCTCAGACTGAGGGAGCTCGGCGGTTTGATCCGCGTTTCCGGGGACATAGCCCGGGAAGAGAACAAGCCGGTCGTGACCCAGCAGCACGTGTTCTCGGCCAAGAGGATCGCTCGCAGCCTAGAGCAGCAGATAGTCGACCGGTATATCCAGGCGAGGAAGGATTACAAGAGCTTCAACGTCGAGGGTGACCTGGTCGGTGTCGTCAATGGCCTGGCCGCGCTGAACTCCGGCTCAAGCATGACCGAGCTGTCCGGCGTAGTGCTGCCCATCGTGGCAGAGGTGACGCCGGCTCAGATAAAGAACGCTGGAAAGATCATCGCCACCGGCAAGCTCGGAGAGATCGCCAAGGAAGCGGTGGAGAACGTCTCCGCGCTGATCAAGAAGTACACCGGCGAGGACATCTACAACCACGACGTGCACATACAGTTCATCGGAACGTATGAGGGCGTCGAGGGGGACAGCGCCTCGATATCCGTGGCCACTGCCGTCATATCCGCCCTGGAAGAGGTTCCGGTGGACCAGACGGTAGCTATGACCGGAAGCCTCAGCGTCCGTGGGCAGGTGCTCCCGGTCGGTGGAGTGACCGCCAAGATCGAGGCTGCGGCCGAGTCGGGGATAAAGCGGGTTCTCATCCCGCGCGCCAACATGAACGACATCGTGCTCGAGGAGCGCTACGTAGGGAAGATAGAGATCATCCCGGTGACGAACATGGGCGAGGTCCTGAAGTACGCACTGGTCGGCGGTGTCAAGAAGGAAAGCCTGCTCAAGAAGCTGGCCGAGCTCCTGGAACACAGCGCTCCGGTCATTGCGGCCAAGCCTAACCTGCATTAA